The Carassius carassius chromosome 37, fCarCar2.1, whole genome shotgun sequence genomic sequence TCATCGGCAAACTGACTCAACTTAAATGTTCTCCCTAATGCAGCAATTCCTTGAAAATCAAATGTTTTATCTGAAGGGGCATTATTTGCGTtgctaacaaaaacaaaaaagggcaGATTGGACACCCTTGCCTAATTCCCCTACCAATATTAAATCTGCCAGAAGTCCCCCTTGCTAATTTTACAGAACTGCTTCATCCTTTGTATAAGGTTTTGATAGCATTTTGAAAGTAACTACCAAAGCCAAAAAATTCAATTGCTCTGAATAAAAAATTGTGTTCTGTGGTATCAAATGCCTTGTGAAAatcaataaacacaataaaactaTCATCTAAAATATATTCACTGTAGTCTACCATATCTAGAATCAATCTAATATTATTACTAATGTGTCTTCCTTGAATAAATCCTGTCTGTTCCTCATCTATGATACTTTTTAATCCTTTTTTCAGTCTTTTGGCAAATATTAGAGCAAATAATTTGGCATCATAATTTAATAGACTAATGGGTCTCCAATTTTctaaataaagaatatttttgttTGGCTTTGGGATTAATGTAATAACACCCTGTCTTAAAGAGGCGGGTAATTCCCCTTTTTCAATGGATTCTATGAACACTGCTAGTAAAAAGGGAGCTAAATTGTCTCGAAACATTTTATAAAACTCACTAACAAGCCCATCATTACCTGGAGAACGATTATCTTTAAGGTTACCAATACATTCTATAACTTCCTCCAATTTTAAATCATCATCACAACACAACTTGAAATCATCATCAATAACTTTGGCTTTATCTTTGACACTATTTAGAAAGTTATTCAAATCAGAAGATACTAATTTAGAAGTATATAAATCTTTATAAAACTGAGCAACAAACTGTGAAATCTTTTTTTGATCTTCTATAACtgtattattaattgatgataaaGACACAAGCACAGAACCGGAAGTggcacaggcctgtagtcatttagtcctgtaattttgggtatctttgggatggggatgatggtggagtgtttgagggacttcgcacagctccagtgatctgttgaagatctgtgtgaagatgggggccgataatggtgtgaacggttgtgtggagaggtgttcagggcaggtgatgggtgttcttctttcaaacctgcagtaaaactcgttcagatcgtctgccagtcgttgattctccacagtgctgggggtggtgtcttgtaattggtgatctccttcagacttttccacactgatgctgagttgctcgaggtgaactgagtccttttttcagaataattcctctttgccactctgatctcgtTTCTCAGTGTGTATTTGACATTGTCCctcttcctgtaagcatcttctttggcctgacggagctgtctgagttttgcagtgaaccacggtttgtcattgttgtaatttagttgagtcttggtaggaatacacatatcctcacagaaactgatatatgatgttacggtctctgtgagttcgtccagatcagtggcagcagcttcaaaaacactccaatcagtgaggtcaaaacaaggtcctgctctgcttcattagtccatcttttcacagtccttaatacaggtttagctgatttcagtttctgcctgtaggtcggtataagatgaaccaaacagtgatcagagagTCCTAAAGCTGCCATCCTTTATTCCACGGAGGCTGCCATCAACATCGGCACCATCTTGTAGTTACCTTAAATGATCGGGAAGAGACATATTCAGACAATTTTTGCACTTTCCGTTTGAAATGTGCTTGAATTATTTTTCTAATTTCCACAGTCTGATTAAGtagcttatttatattaatataatggaCCCAATCATTTAAGACACCAATTCTGTTGCAACaagtgcaaaacaacaacaacaacaagtgaTGAGAGCTGAACAGTTGgggggttattttatatgctatttgtgctgcagcagtatgtcttaaatactcacagcacccTATTGATATTAACATTGCCATATCCATTACCGTGCTAAAATCAAGTTGTCAGGACAGAACTAAGGAAGAAATGGTTTCTTCAACGTATCCCAGCTCTCACTGATCGTCTTTATTCCTATGCATAAGGAATCGTGGATTTTCTCCCAGGCCTCCAGCTCAGATTTCCACAGAGTTGCCCTGGAGCGGATGAGCTTAGAGACCTCACTCTCACTCCCTTTTGCAAGACTTATACTTTCTTCAACAATAAAATAGCCATCCAGGCCAATAAAGAATGCATTTACGAAGCCAGATATACCTCTAACAACCTTTACAGTCGCCAATGTTTTGACGTTTGCCAGCTGCTCTGTCCTAGACAGGTATCTAGCCACCTGCGGTACGTCACGAACCATATTTAAATCCTGCATTACGATCTCGGTTTCTGCTGCAGTTGCTTTTTCCATTTTATGGACTCTTAAAGATGCAATTGCATCTGCCACATTCACAGGCTCTTTAATCCCTTCTCCTATATAGGTTAAAATGGTCTTAGCATCAACTGCACTAGGCTTCACTAAAGGTCCTTCGCTGTTGGCCGCTTCATTCAAACATTCTTCAATCTTTATCATATCATCCTTGTAACTCTTTAAATAACTTTGTGCATTGTGCTCCTGCCGACTGTTGACTTGTGTTTCAGTGACGGTTGTTACAATAGTATTGACTGCACTAATGCCCCCCAGACCGGCCCCTGCTGCGGTGCAAACCAATGATGCTCCTGCAGTGGACGGGGCAAGAACGATTCCAATAATAGACAAGACACCCCCTACAATCCCCACTGAACTACCAACCACAGTGGATATACTAGCCCCCATCTTCATCGAGTCCAGTTTAACGGCCGTCTCCTCCAGATCAGACAGCAACTGCCTCATTCTAGAGCGACGTTCACTGAACACATCAATGAATTCCTGAGCATCTTCCTGAAAGAGGAACGCCAGCCGAGTGTCTTGATTCGTCCTGGACAAGGAGAAAAAAGACAGAGTCGAtcatatgtgtccctggagcacagtcataagtagcacagctATATTTAGCCAACAGTACAGTGTGTGAGTCAAATTATCTTTTATGccccaaaatcattaggatatgaagatcatgttccatgaagatattttgtcaatttcctaccgtaaatatatcagaacttaatgtttgattagtaatatgcattgctaagaacttcatctgaacaactttaaagatgattttgattgatgatgaaactgacccttatgattggttttgtgctccagggtcacgaATAGTTCACGATTCACCTCTCGAaccatttgatttaaaaaaaacttgaggTCCCACCTGATTTCACACAACTGGTTCAGATGATGAAGCATTTGATTCATATCGTCCTCGCTTGCGTTCAGAACGAGCAGCACTGAAAGTTGATCCGTCTTCCATCTGCAAAGAATATCAGAGTAGTTATTGCTGTATTTCATCTCAAACTTGAATAAGAAACTTGTATACTATACTTACTTATAGATGTCTGCACACTCAACTGAACTGTTGAGAAAACGTTTAGAAATTATTGTGTAGATCTAATTATGGTATTCAGTAAAAATCTGAAGCTGCTTTGGCTATAAGAAACAACACCAACATTTTCAGAACTCACTTTTGTTTTACTCTCCTACAAAGTTGCTCTGTTTTGAGGACGTAGTTTTGTAGCTGGAAGACCAGGACATTCACATTCTCAAGTAGAGGCCTGAAGAAGGTTTCTGCATCTCTTCTGAAGTGGATGAGGAGAGGAGCATCTATCCTGGCATCTGTGATGACCGACTGCAGTCTTTCAGGGCTCTTTCCCTGCAGCAGGAACACCTGTCCACTGAAGACATGACTCGAGGTCAATGAAAGCTTCCCCACTGCTTCCAGGAAGGGCTCAAGTTTCTTCAGCCCCATTAATGTGTCTTTGAGGACAGCACCAAGGTCTTCCTCCTGATGATGATTTTCACTGATGTCTCTCAACTTCTCAAGCTCTGCCTTTCTCTCATAAGTCCAGTTCTGTTCTTGGTGACAGAAAACTCTTACGGTCTCAATGTAACTGAGTGTGTTTTTGACATACTCTGTCAGCCGACTCTCTAACCGTGCCCTGTGCCACAGAACCAAACAACAATGTGCATTTTGTACATTCATTCAACATGACATTCGTTTAGCACGTATTTTCACATTATTAATGAACTCATCTAGATATTGGAGACATCTTTtcgttttttaatgtattttccatGCAAAGTTAATTACAATATTAAGcatgatattaatattaaatccTCATGCAAGCCATGACATTGTTAACTCACCTGGTGTCCATGCCTTAGTTTGATCAAATCCGGATTGAGAAATCAGAAAGCATAGACAGTGAAAGCTAAATGGGAGTTTTATGTTTATGATCTGGTATTAATGCAAAACGTCCGCCGCTGGGTTAACGTCCATCTCTCTCTGCAGCGCTGGACATCCCATAGAAATCAATAGAGATACACGTGTACAGCACTACTGCAGTATGATGCTACAGAGTAAAAATAGACAGTCATGCAGTCTGGACATGAAACCAAAGACACGAAGATAGGGACCGTCTACAAAATACAACACGACGAGAAAAGAGTTCAGTCGCTCTATCAAccttatttatattgttttggtTTTGGACATTTTCTTTTTGCATAATAGCATAATAAAGTATTGAACAGAGCACGTCTCGTGATGACAGTAACATGTAGAGCACATTAAAACAATCTTTAAGCATCCCGATGGgggtctgtgagtgtgtgtgtgtgttgttatcgAAATGTTT encodes the following:
- the LOC132117817 gene encoding apolipoprotein L4-like, which codes for MDTRARLESRLTEYVKNTLSYIETVRVFCHQEQNWTYERKAELEKLRDISENHHQEEDLGAVLKDTLMGLKKLEPFLEAVGKLSLTSSHVFSGQVFLLQGKSPERLQSVITDARIDAPLLIHFRRDAETFFRPLLENVNVLVFQLQNYVLKTEQLCRRVKQKWKTDQLSVLLVLNASEDDMNQMLHHLNQLCEIRTNQDTRLAFLFQEDAQEFIDVFSERRSRMRQLLSDLEETAVKLDSMKMGASISTVVGSSVGIVGGVLSIIGIVLAPSTAGASLVCTAAGAGLGGISAVNTIVTTVTETQVNSRQEHNAQSYLKSYKDDMIKIEECLNEAANSEGPLVKPSAVDAKTILTYIGEGIKEPVNVADAIASLRVHKMEKATAAETEIVMQDLNMVRDVPQVARYLSRTEQLANVKTLATVKVVRGISGFVNAFFIGLDGYFIVEESISLAKGSESEVSKLIRSRATLWKSELEAWEKIHDSLCIGIKTISESWDTLKKPFLP